aattatattgtaaaatatattcattttacaatattgagGTTTTCTGAGGCTTTGGTGAGTATTAGTATgtaaaaaatcttacagaccccaagctttttttgttttgtttttgcaaacatcccttttatttcctttaataTTTGCATGGCCCCTGGACGTGATGGTATCCACTCCAAGTTGGAAACACTATGCAGTTTTCGCTAGGTTCTCGGCTTCATTCTCATCGAGCAGGAGAGGGGACTTTAGGTTCTTCCGGTTCAGCAGCTTTTCCAGACCCTGTAAAACACAGCAGTTAAAAGATGACTGCGTGTCATGCggggaaaattaaaaaaaaggagatAAAGAGATGGAGTGTTACAGCTGTCTCCTGAACTCTCTCCTGAGAACAGGAACACTGCTCTGGCATCATTCGCTCTGTTTCACATCATGCTCCATATGGTCACGCTTGCTTGTTATTCCTTTATTTCCCCTCTAAGCCTCttgcctcattttttttttgcaccaacTGTAATATGTTGTAATCACATGACCATTCGCGAGACTCAAATATCTGGCTTTTGTAATAACCGCATTACCCAAAAACCGACCGTCGGGGGTTAACAGCTCGAGCACAGCTTTAATAGTCGCATTTTTACCTCGCCAAAGTATGACACAAGTGGAGAGATTTCGCAGATTGCCGGGGTCTTCGTTCTGTGTCGTACTGCAAAAGAAAGAGCAGAACCACAAAACCGTCTTAGGAAGTGcctcaaactttttaattttctgcatGAACGGCTAAATTCCTTTTTAGGCATAATCCTTTCAGCTCATTCCAGTCAAAaggtattgcattcataaaaagaatggACATTTCCTGACCACATCACGCTCTATGTCTGATGTAGTTTAACTATAACACTTGAGGAACCTTGCTATGTACATCAAGACCCTTTTAAGTAAAGCAATTAATCCTATTAACTTGATATGACTTATTATTTTCTACCAATTTATTAAAGGCTATTTTATGCTATACCTATGTTTCGGGGGGATGGGTTTCTCCTGCCCGTCCAGGAAGTGTCCACCAGCTGCCAGAGCCCAGCGGTAATGTTGTGCTAACAAGGATCGGCGCGCTGTAGTTGGCGTGTCCAAAGGAGCCCCATCAGCATTTTTCAGGGGTGAGAATTCCTCCTCTCTCAACACCTCAAAGGCGACAAATTTCCTGCAAAAAACAGCTGATGCTGAGGAAGATGACGATACCCCAATCAACCCGAAACTAAGAGTGGCTGTAAAACGTACTTTGAGAACTGAAAGACGTCGAAGACAAATTTCTCCATTTTGATGCCATTGGGCTTGGTTGGTTTCACCAGGTTCCCTTCTCCATCCACGAACGGCACTTTCTTGATTGCCACATGCTGCTTCAGCTGACTCTCGAACTTTCTGTGGGGACAAAGGCATTGAAATGGTCATTTGTTTGTAGAAAGGGCTTTGTTTACAGATTAGCATGCGGCTATATTCTTTAACAAATGCCTCATGGGATAAATTGTCCACAACTGTATTTCGAATACTATGAATGTGGACATACTACTCTTTCGATATCTTCCGCATACTATTTAGTAGAGAAGTATTAAATTTGTTCGCAGTGCAAATCTTCATTTGGGGTCTACTGGGCCATCTTCACCAAGATGTCATTATATCGtttatgttaattaatgaacgctggctggttatgtacttgcttaaatattgattttggatcatttttaatccaaaaaaagtTACGGACCGCAGCTTTGAGAAAGTGGGAAACGTTGGATTGTATTAAAACTGTATGTCAGCCACATACTCAGCCACGTCCTTTAGGAAGCCTCGGGTGAAGAAGTGGTTGCAGATGTTCCCAGCACTGAACAGGAGCTCTCCTCCCGGGCCTCGCAGCTCCGCGGTCTCTGGCTGGATCTCACTGTACTCGATCACCTGATACAGGCCGTCCACCTGACACACCACTCCAACAGGCTCTGCAGGATACGCCTTGTCCACCACCTGAACAGAACACAggtaaaaacagctaaataaagcaataaatgataataatggtAAACAACGATGGATGGGATCTGAttcaggacatttttttttaccttggcTCCGCAGTCTGCTCCTTTGTTTATACAAAAGCCAATAAAGACTGGGTCTGCCATCTTCACCAAGATGTTGTCCACACAGTACACGTGAAGATACTCCACACCCCTTCTCTTCAGGTCCTCCAAAATCTTGTTGTCCACTAGAGCACGATAGAGGCCGCCATTTCCATCTGAAGTGAACATAGAAATGAGTCGCAAACATCATTTGGTTTTAGtgactaaagtaaaaaaatataaataatttatgaacAACCTCtaacaaattaacaaaattcTCTCTGACCTGGTGCCATGGCTATTTTGTTCTTCTTCTCCAGGATGATCTTTCCATCAAAGCCTACTGCTGGTATCATTCTCTGCTCAAACATGATTACGTTGGATGGACAAAGACCAAAATATTCATTGTCTTTGAAGAACTTCTCTGTGGGTCCCAGAGTAAACTCACTAGTCATTATGTACCTGTTCAAATATCATCAAAAGATAATTAAcgattaattatataaaagttcTTCTGTCATTTGGAGGttgtttaacaaataaaaaaatatattattaatagataCATGAATCGTGAATTATATGTTCaattatatattgatttttttttcttacaaaaaatgaCAACTGTCTGTGTGGAGGCCAACATATTTTAAACGTTCTGGTcgataaaaatgataaaaaacagGACCAATGGTGTTAGTAGTTAGCAGTAATCCCAGTAAGACTGAGCCATACCATGGTATCGTGCACCTACTACCGTGCTTCAAATTGGCCAGCTCTTGCACCTTCTGGATACGCTCAGCCTGGATCTGGTACATGGTTTTCCCACTTGGAAGCCCAACATTGTACATGCCCTTAGGATAAGGCACTCCGAGCCGAGTCCCCTGACCCCCGGCTAACAGCAGAACAGCCACCCTGTCCTGGGAAATCTGCAGTAACCCTGAAGACAGGAGTCTTTTATGCACTCTTCAGTGTATGCAATGTTACTTTTGACCACAATGTAAAAAATTGCCACttgttgtatattattttgaacCTTGGAGTTCTACCTTCGTCGCCCCACATCTGAAGCGTCTCTCGGTCACTTTTACGCACGCTTCCAAAGAACTCTGGAGGGACGGGCTTCATCCGCGCGTCTAGCCGACCGTCAGCGCTCGAACGCCGGCTGGCAGCCTCTGCAGCCGCCCGGCAGTGCTCGAGTAACTCTTCGGGCTGGAGCTGACATATCTCCTCCAGAAGCGTATGCCTTTCATCCGCGGAAAGTTCAGCCCAAAATCGCAAAACATGGCTCTGTCCTGCAGTTTCTAACTTCGCTTTAACTTCCTCGAATGATAACATCTTTCCCTTTCTGGAAAGTTAATACATTAACGATCTCGCAACAAACCTCTCTGTCTTCTGGATCCTGTTTTCACTGCTTGCAACTCGTGATCAGCGTGCGGTCGGCACAGTAAACATATCACTGAAGCTGCACATAATTGTCGAAATAACAGAAAACTACTGTCAAGGCATATTTAGTTTGCAGGAGTCGTTTGGAAACTCCCCTTAGGCACACATGGCGGAGCGCATCTCAAAGTCTCAATGAAATGCCTAGCCAGAGGGTGCTTTTGCTCCTCACTAACAGCTCGAATCAGTTCAAATATCAAAAGTCGGAACGTACCaaatgctgtctatgtaggcatCTCAGTAGGTTTCCAAACACAGCCTGTTTTACTCTAGATCCGCGGATGAATGACTTCCTCAGAAAGCTGACCGCTGTCATGTGATTAGTCTGCTGAGTCTCTGTCCTTAACCTCTTTACTAAAAGGAATCGCTTCACATCAGGGATCTGTTCGGAGCAAAAAGTCTCAAAGTCAAAGCGTAATAATTCTGGACGCATTTGAAATCTTATTATTGTTGATAACAGTAAAGGGGCGAACTGATTGCGAAAGGATTTGGATTCAGaatgattcaaaataaaagctctatTCGAAAAACTGAACACCGTATGAGTTAGAGATTCGCTTCggctttttaaaattacatttaaattgggttagttaaaaaaaaataaaaattatatatatatatatatatatatatatatatatatatatatatatatatatatatatatatatatatatatatatatataaataaaagcaggcCAACAAACGACCACTTTTCAAATATGTTGCCAGCAAagtaatacaacaaaaaaaaaaatcataaaacaatgcTTTACAGTTTAgagtatatgcatgcattttattgtattgtggacatttatttgaaagtttctctctccctctcatatatatatatatgtgtgtgtgtgtttttcacatACAAATTATTTGAACATGTAACCAGTAGTTTCTTTCAAATAAGCACATTCTCGaagggaaattttttttttgacaagtgtttaaacatgcttttaaaagacACTTAAGATTTTGGTAACAACAAAAATGCATCCAtcaattaggaaaaaaaaaaccttaaagtTATGTGTTAAatggaataataaaaacaaacacagacactaCACACCCAACTTCCATGAACATAATGAAgaataactttatttaacagttattttacaaacataaatatttctGCTCTACATTCAGTTTCTGCATTCTAGAGGAAGtcgatttttatttcagtttttgtccCGTAAACATTGATTTGCGCATCTCAACTAAACCTTCACAGATGTGTCTTCACATCTAGATATGTTTTGCAGTACACGTGTTTGGATATTTCATTAGTGTGTATGTTTACGATATTCGCGGTACCCCAGCAACAGCACATACTGATATACGTGTGGTGAACGTGGCGCAGTTACACTCACTACCAAACAGCTGAACGGTAAGGCGATAGATTACATGAAGTCTCGAAGGGCGGCATTCCTCGATTGTGTTGAACgccacaaacacgcacacacaatcTAAAGCCTTTAGTCTCAGGACAACCACTCTAATGGGTCGAGCTCACAAGTCCAGAGGAGTCCAAAGATTTCTCCTGTGAgaaacaggggaaaaaaaaggtgcaaaatgcaaaaccaaacaaaccaaaaaaagctGCATCCGTTACGAGACAGGCAGCTTTTAAAGCCCTGTAAAGACTCTACAGTGCAATTTTTGTGCATACTCAGACaagacacacatacatgcgTTACAAAGACTGGATTGATTCAAAGAGAATCGGGTCACAGCTGAGTTTAGTTGAACCACCATCGGGACACAGAAGGGTATTTGCCGTTTTCACTGATCCAAGTCACTTTTAGGAGGCTTGAGAAAGGCCAACTGATCCCGGGCCTGCACAGACTCTCCATACAAGTTACAAAAATGCAGATATCCGTTCCAGATCTCAACGGAGAAAAGTCTCAGAGGTCTCGTCTGCACAGGAGTATCCGAGACCTCCCTGAGAATCAAAACActagaaaaatatttcagtctCACTTCCCCCAAATAGTCTAAAAGCagctttttatattcataaataaggCAACTCTATTAGCACTATGGTCTCGTAGAATTACAAAGGGCAGCAACCCATTGAACTGGTGGGTTTTCACTTCACATGCAATAGCTGTAAGGGCAGTTTATTTATTCCTTGTCCGTCAAAATGCACATCGGGATGCCGATCCAGAAATATGTCGTATGCAAATATACAGGATACTTGCCTACTGCTGCAAAGTAGAGTCAAATCATTTTTGAAGCTATATTGTACCTTTTTAGTGTTTCCTTTACAAAAACCTCATGCCCCCGACCTGCCACAAACATTAAtcataaatgcagaaaaataatatttgcttAAATCACGACCACTACAATTACCGAACGCTAGCATCCCATTGTAAATCCTCCTAAAAATTCAAgtctggtttatttttattaaaataaagtgcttaaaTATCGACTAGAGTGAGTTTAAATGAGTGTTATAGTTATGCTTGAAATCCTTGCAAACTAATACTGGTGAGAAACTGTATTTACACTGCGCGTATATTACCAATTTATGAACTATAACTGTTTGAATGTAAAAACGAATCAATGTGTAGCATTGTTTTCTTCAACCTAAGACCTGGCAGTGTCCATCTAGACACAGAACTCAaccaattacatttaaaactgagCCAAAGTCTTAAAAGCGATTAGCTGCCGGTCACCACTGGGAGTGTGTGCacatatagtttttaatttaataaagtctTCTTGTTATAGTAACCttcaaattgaaatgaaataaatatacaacataaaaaaattataataaattaacattgaAAAGTCCTCAACAATATTGGGACAATTTGATGAATAAGACGTATATTTCCCTTGTTAcacactatccctttaaagaagCGAAAACTGGCATGTCGATTAACGTAATAATACAAAGGAGTGTATCCTAGAATAATACAAGCAGGAAATGATGCCAGTGAAAAGCAAGTATGTGGGTGATCTTGTAACAAATTTATGCCTGGCCCtgtttctatttctttcttttttttttaacgaacaCTGCCATCCAGTGGATTGACGAATCAGCGATCTGAAGGGACTACACCAAGATTATTAGCATAACATCTACTAAAGCCTTTAGCCATTCAATTCCAGCTGTGCAGTTTAAACGAGTTAATTAATGGATGCAGTGCTATTTTCTTAAAGGAAATTTGCTTATACCAAAAGCTTTAGTAAATCTAGCCGTCAGGTGTTTGGCCCTTCCTTTCCATAAAGTAGTTTTTCCGAAACGTCTTGCATGTAATTGGTCCCTACTGAAATATAGCGAACGCAACCCTGCGACCTCCGGAGTGTCTGGATCCAATACAGACGAGACGATCGCGGTTTACTTAAAGCTAGGATTGTATATTTAATGCAGAGAGGTATTTCTACGCATGTCCCTGGGCTCATATATTCCAGTTACGCTTCCCTTCATCGAATAAAGTTAAACCTTTCGTCTTCCCCCTTCATGCAAGCTCTCTCTTTGCCGACTGTTGATACGCTTCTCTCCGAGTGCAACCTGGCCATCCTGGGCGATCTCTTTCAGtagttcaaaagaaaagttgagaggaaaaacaaaagccATTAAGGATTTTAACAGTCTTTGGGTTCCCCCTCACCGGGACTGGACGCCAAGGGTGATCTTTAGGTTCTCATACACCACATAACTGATGCTAACAGCAGGAATGACCTTCATAAAGTTGGGTGCCAAGCCTCTATAGAGTCCAATAGCGCCCTCTGTTCGTACAATGTGTCTGAAGAGACCAGTCATGGTCATCTGTGGGCTGCCTTCCTGAGTAGCTGCTAATATACAGAGCACAAGAACAAACAGATAAACGATAATAGTTTACATGGTTAgtgaaaatgtacaattaaaaaaagataagacATTCTTCACTTGTACTAATCATGGAATTGGGAGTTTAGACTTACCTTGAGCCTGCATTCGTGTCCTCACTAAGGCTAACGGGTAGCTTGCTAACTGTCCACAGGTACTAGACATCGTACCACAGGCTAGCAGCACAAAGACACCTGGATCAGCACTGTCCGTAGCAAACCTCTGCAGCCACGAGTTTTTTAATGTCTACACATTAAAAGAAGAGCGACGTGACAGttacattacagtaaatataccgtaatataatgatattctaaatataaattgataaaatatataaaacattcaaaaggattttagaaaaaagattaaatgtaGCAGAGTGCTGTttagtattatagtatttacaAATACTTTGAACGAgctatttctgtattttttattattaaataataatatttttttatttctatcaaGCTTTAGATGATTTTAGATGATTTAGtaataactaaatacatttttacttttaacataaaatgattttcagttAGTTGacacatatttttgtatatatattttttatttttttgttttactacgTAAAAACTTACCTCATAAACAGCCAGGTCTATTCCGGCATACGGAATGATTCCCAACATATTGGGAATATAACCTTTGTAGAAGGCTGTCAGTCCCTccttcttaaatatatatttagcgCAGTCCATGATACCAGAGTACTGACCCGTCCTTCCCAGGGCAAGGCGAGTTT
This genomic interval from Puntigrus tetrazona isolate hp1 chromosome 5, ASM1883169v1, whole genome shotgun sequence contains the following:
- the uap1l1 gene encoding LOW QUALITY PROTEIN: UDP-N-acetylhexosamine pyrophosphorylase-like protein 1 (The sequence of the model RefSeq protein was modified relative to this genomic sequence to represent the inferred CDS: inserted 2 bases in 1 codon); this translates as MLSFEEVKAKLETAGQSHVLRFWAELSADERHTLLEEICQLQPEELLEHCRAAAEAASRRSSADGRLDARMKPVPPEFFGSVRKSDRETLQMWGDEGLLQISQDRVAVLLLAGGQGTRLGVPYPKGMYNVGLPSGKTMYQIQAERIQKVQELANLKHGSRCTIPWYIMTSEFTLGPTEKFFKDNEYFGLCPSNVIMFEQRMIPAVGFDGKIILEKKNKIAMAPDGNGGLYRALVDNKILEDLKRRGVEYLHVYCVDNILVKMADPVFIGFCINKGADCGAKVVDKAYPAEPVGVVCQVDGLYQVIEYSEIQPETAELRGPGGELLFSAGNICNHFFTRGFLKDVAEKFESQLKQHVAIKKVPFVDGEGNLVKPTKPNGIKMEKFVFDVFQFSKKFVAFEVLREEEFSPLKNADGAPLDTPTTARRSLLAQHYRWALAAGGHFLDGQEKPIPPKHSTTQNEDXPAICEISPLVSYFGEGLEKLLNRKNLKSPLLLDENEAENLAKTA